From Actinosynnema mirum DSM 43827, a single genomic window includes:
- a CDS encoding TetR/AcrR family transcriptional regulator C-terminal domain-containing protein, with the protein MPASDEVRSLRLLALGNAALFPELVGEVRRRTSAATATALTDRLARLVLSGALSRCEPDRAAGHLLSLVDGALDARSAWGSRALPPAEARAAGEEAAEVFLRAYGVQPTG; encoded by the coding sequence GTGCCGGCGTCCGACGAGGTGCGGTCGCTGCGGCTGCTCGCGCTCGGCAACGCCGCGCTCTTCCCCGAGCTGGTCGGCGAGGTGCGCCGCCGCACGTCCGCCGCGACCGCCACCGCGCTCACCGACCGCCTGGCCAGGCTGGTCCTGTCCGGCGCGCTGAGCCGCTGCGAGCCCGACCGCGCCGCCGGGCACCTGCTGTCCCTGGTGGACGGCGCGCTGGACGCCCGCTCGGCGTGGGGCAGCCGCGCCCTTCCGCCCGCCGAGGCGCGGGCTGCGGGGGAGGAGGCGGCCGAGGTGTTCCTGCGCGCGTACGGGGTTCAGCCCACCGGCTGA
- a CDS encoding GNAT family N-acetyltransferase, whose protein sequence is MSPLDNPSWSALNGAQARFAEGSGAARRYHRDVAPFHSVPSDPDAAAWRDLARLTGPGAQVVLNTNADLPADWELVQHTPAVQLVDDGITPAPDAEAVRLGAPDVPEMLDLVARTQPGPFLPRTVELGAYLGVRRGGALVAMAGERMRPDGHTEISAVCTDPAHRGQGLAARLVLAVAVGIAERGETAMMHAASANTGAIRVYEKLGFAVRRETKFIAVRAPLA, encoded by the coding sequence ATGTCACCGCTGGACAACCCGTCCTGGTCGGCGCTGAACGGCGCGCAGGCCCGGTTCGCCGAGGGCTCCGGGGCGGCGCGGCGCTACCACCGGGACGTCGCGCCCTTCCACTCCGTGCCCTCCGACCCGGACGCCGCCGCCTGGCGCGACCTGGCCCGGTTGACCGGACCCGGCGCGCAGGTCGTCCTCAACACCAACGCCGACCTCCCGGCCGACTGGGAGCTGGTGCAGCACACGCCCGCCGTGCAGCTGGTCGACGACGGCATCACGCCCGCGCCGGACGCCGAGGCGGTGCGGCTCGGCGCGCCCGACGTGCCGGAGATGCTGGACCTGGTCGCCCGCACCCAGCCGGGGCCGTTCCTGCCGCGCACCGTGGAGCTGGGCGCCTACCTGGGCGTGCGGCGCGGCGGGGCGCTGGTCGCGATGGCGGGGGAGCGGATGCGCCCGGACGGCCACACCGAGATCAGCGCCGTGTGCACCGACCCGGCCCACCGGGGTCAGGGTTTGGCGGCGCGGCTGGTGCTCGCGGTCGCGGTCGGCATCGCGGAGCGCGGCGAGACGGCGATGATGCACGCCGCGTCCGCGAACACCGGGGCGATCCGGGTCTACGAGAAGCTCGGGTTCGCGGTGCGCCGGGAGACGAAGTTCATCGCGGTCCGCGCGCCGCTGGCGTGA
- a CDS encoding VOC family protein — protein MVSRLSPYISFRAEAREAMEFYQRVFGGTLVVSTFGEFGMPDPEFADKVMHSMLQTDRGFTLMGSDTPPGMDYAEGSRITVTLSGDADDHELREYWAALTEGGTTLVPLEKQMWGDEFGTCEDRYGVRWMVNIAARA, from the coding sequence GTGGTCTCCCGACTCAGCCCGTACATCAGCTTCCGCGCCGAGGCCCGCGAGGCCATGGAGTTCTACCAGCGGGTCTTCGGCGGAACCCTCGTCGTCTCCACGTTCGGCGAGTTCGGGATGCCCGACCCCGAGTTCGCCGACAAGGTCATGCACTCGATGCTCCAGACCGACCGGGGCTTCACCCTGATGGGCTCCGACACCCCGCCCGGCATGGACTACGCCGAGGGCAGCCGGATCACCGTCACCCTCAGCGGCGACGCCGACGACCACGAGCTGCGCGAGTACTGGGCCGCGCTCACCGAGGGCGGCACGACCCTGGTGCCGCTGGAGAAGCAGATGTGGGGCGACGAGTTCGGCACCTGCGAGGACCGCTACGGCGTCCGCTGGATGGTCAACATCGCGGCGCGCGCCTAG
- a CDS encoding virginiamycin B lyase family protein has protein sequence MRVTTFPVPDADGPYGVAVGPDGAIWFTEVGAGRLGRMTTDGEHTPVPLKLSPCAPTVLTATDDALWFTDFRHHRLGRTTPAGRTTTVDLPGAGPYGVTGGPDGAVWCTAATTGKIGRIEEGRATWFDLPAGSFPAMITTGPDGALWCTLNQAGAIARLGVDGDLRVHPLPTPGAGPVGITATADALWFTEVLAGRIGRITPDGEITEFALPDPEARPHAITEGPDGALWFTEWATAAVTRVSVDGELTGTAALPPGSEPHGIALGPDGALWTALESGAVARVEP, from the coding sequence ATGCGCGTCACCACCTTCCCGGTGCCCGACGCGGACGGCCCCTACGGCGTCGCGGTCGGCCCGGACGGCGCGATCTGGTTCACCGAGGTCGGCGCGGGCAGGCTCGGCCGGATGACCACCGACGGCGAGCACACGCCCGTGCCGCTCAAGCTCTCCCCGTGCGCGCCGACCGTGCTCACCGCCACCGACGACGCCCTCTGGTTCACCGACTTCCGCCACCACCGCCTCGGCCGCACCACCCCCGCCGGGCGCACCACCACCGTGGACCTGCCCGGCGCGGGCCCGTACGGGGTGACCGGCGGCCCGGACGGCGCGGTGTGGTGCACCGCCGCCACCACCGGCAAGATCGGCCGGATCGAGGAGGGGCGCGCCACCTGGTTCGACCTGCCCGCGGGCAGCTTCCCCGCGATGATCACCACCGGCCCGGACGGGGCGCTGTGGTGCACCCTCAACCAGGCGGGCGCGATCGCCAGGCTGGGCGTGGACGGCGACCTGCGCGTCCACCCGCTGCCCACCCCCGGCGCGGGCCCGGTCGGCATCACCGCCACCGCCGACGCGCTGTGGTTCACCGAGGTGCTCGCCGGGCGGATCGGCCGGATCACCCCGGACGGCGAGATCACCGAGTTCGCGCTGCCCGACCCCGAGGCCCGCCCGCACGCCATCACCGAGGGCCCGGACGGCGCGCTGTGGTTCACCGAGTGGGCCACCGCCGCCGTCACGCGCGTGAGCGTGGACGGCGAGCTGACCGGCACCGCCGCCCTGCCGCCCGGCAGCGAGCCGCACGGCATCGCGCTCGGCCCGGACGGCGCGCTGTGGACGGCCCTGGAATCCGGGGCCGTCGCCCGCGTCGAACCCTGA
- a CDS encoding PIN-like domain-containing protein has product MADGAGIYDDFPGYRLPSEEELESALKTALVVVDANVLLNLYRYNSSTRDDLLGVLREIKGRLWVPHQVMHEFWRNRMIVLNSRDTSVDQVFAALDKQNRAAEDAIRSWAKATAIREGESSRFIESLSEFYSDLKGRIGALTPVSTANADQRQHEPVLQEVEELLRGKVGSPPSDEEWRQAVAEGKRRAAAEEPPGYCDKDKGDSSLPEGPAGDYLVWTQLMGETAKRGTDVLFVTGDEKEDWWWRHKSDFYGPRIELSLELFRHCGQRLHMIRPTELLKRARTLNVEVRSDSVDDAERVSRERVIAPEIENDEAGEAADALWTEEGVTALLDLLEAEGLMLDKVIRAAAREGGTISREAVYAICGYDSDRMLRGFTKPTRRITSALQRNGVVSPGVRQPLDTLYYYGEVKAGAFRIPDEMVAILEGDLPQDRDS; this is encoded by the coding sequence ATGGCTGATGGGGCGGGGATCTACGACGACTTTCCTGGTTACCGGCTGCCGTCTGAGGAGGAGTTGGAGTCGGCCCTCAAGACGGCGCTAGTGGTCGTGGACGCGAACGTGCTGCTCAATCTCTACCGCTACAACAGCTCCACCCGCGATGACCTCTTAGGCGTACTGCGCGAGATCAAGGGCCGCCTATGGGTTCCTCACCAGGTGATGCACGAGTTCTGGCGGAACCGGATGATCGTGCTGAACAGCCGCGACACCAGCGTGGACCAGGTTTTCGCCGCACTGGACAAGCAGAACCGGGCAGCCGAGGACGCCATCCGGTCGTGGGCGAAGGCGACGGCGATCCGAGAGGGCGAGTCCTCCCGGTTCATCGAATCCTTGAGCGAGTTCTACTCCGACCTCAAGGGGCGGATCGGCGCACTGACCCCGGTCTCCACCGCCAATGCGGACCAGAGGCAGCACGAGCCGGTTCTCCAGGAGGTCGAGGAGTTGCTCCGGGGCAAGGTCGGCTCTCCCCCGTCCGACGAGGAGTGGCGGCAAGCCGTGGCCGAGGGCAAGCGCCGTGCGGCGGCCGAGGAGCCTCCGGGGTACTGCGACAAGGACAAGGGGGACTCCTCACTGCCGGAAGGCCCCGCAGGGGACTACCTGGTGTGGACCCAGCTGATGGGGGAGACGGCCAAGCGCGGCACAGACGTGCTGTTCGTGACCGGGGACGAGAAGGAGGACTGGTGGTGGCGCCACAAGTCGGACTTCTACGGCCCCAGGATCGAGCTCTCCTTGGAGCTGTTCCGGCACTGCGGGCAGCGGTTGCACATGATCCGTCCCACCGAACTGCTCAAACGGGCCAGAACGCTGAACGTCGAGGTGCGCAGCGACTCCGTCGACGACGCGGAGCGGGTGAGTCGCGAGCGGGTCATCGCCCCCGAAATCGAGAACGACGAGGCCGGTGAGGCGGCCGACGCGCTCTGGACCGAGGAAGGGGTCACGGCGCTGCTGGACCTGCTGGAGGCGGAAGGGTTGATGCTGGACAAGGTGATCAGGGCGGCGGCGCGGGAAGGCGGCACGATCAGCAGGGAGGCGGTCTACGCGATCTGCGGGTACGACAGCGACCGGATGCTGCGCGGGTTCACCAAGCCGACCAGGCGGATCACCTCGGCACTACAGCGGAATGGGGTCGTGAGCCCAGGCGTGCGCCAGCCGTTGGACACCCTCTACTACTACGGGGAAGTCAAGGCTGGCGCTTTCCGCATCCCGGACGAGATGGTTGCGATCCTGGAAGGCGATCTCCCCCAAGACCGGGACAGCTGA
- a CDS encoding adenylosuccinate synthetase, translating into MSASSEHVVAEPAGGSTTGDESSGGGAVGRGAAESGVTLGSAAADHVIVIGLGFGDEGKGAVVDALCRAGETAAVVRFNGGAQAAHNVVDGDRHHTFSQFGSGTLAGVPTWLSPHVLVEPMALAAEARELAAIGVPDPLSLLSVAGGALLTTPFHVLANRAREDARGAGRHGSCGKGVGETVWYSLLSERAARVGDVVEGQEVLGAFGEAPVVADCLRPDVLRRKLDALARFYAPLATARWSVDELVGMYRDFADAVRITGDDEVARLAGRGRLVFEGAQGVLLDQWRGFHPHTTWSTVTPDNARALLGGLPARVVGVTRTYQTRHGAGPMPTEDAAVAARFPERHNGTGRYQGAWRAGHLDGVLLRHAVAACGGVDALAVTHLDAAGAGSRVAGAYEVDGRRVARLAEVPGLEGPAGAARPAPDPRVAELLGRVEPVLEELADPVGWLERELGAPVLVTGSGPDRSHYRVLEPVPR; encoded by the coding sequence ATGTCAGCCTCGTCTGAGCACGTCGTCGCGGAACCGGCTGGCGGCTCCACCACCGGGGACGAGAGCAGCGGTGGTGGCGCGGTCGGCCGGGGTGCGGCCGAGAGCGGTGTCACCCTCGGCTCCGCCGCGGCTGATCACGTGATCGTGATCGGCCTCGGCTTCGGCGACGAGGGCAAGGGCGCCGTGGTGGACGCGCTGTGCCGGGCCGGGGAGACCGCGGCGGTGGTGCGGTTCAACGGGGGCGCGCAGGCCGCGCACAACGTGGTCGACGGGGACCGGCACCACACGTTCAGCCAGTTCGGGTCGGGCACGCTCGCGGGCGTGCCGACCTGGCTGTCGCCGCACGTGCTGGTCGAGCCGATGGCGCTGGCCGCCGAGGCCCGCGAGCTGGCCGCGATCGGCGTCCCCGACCCGCTGTCGCTGCTGTCGGTGGCGGGCGGGGCGCTGCTGACCACGCCGTTCCACGTGCTGGCGAACCGGGCGCGGGAGGACGCCAGGGGCGCGGGCAGGCACGGGTCGTGCGGCAAGGGCGTCGGCGAGACGGTCTGGTACTCGCTGCTGTCCGAGCGCGCGGCGCGGGTCGGGGACGTGGTGGAGGGGCAGGAGGTGCTCGGGGCGTTCGGGGAGGCGCCCGTGGTCGCCGACTGCCTGCGGCCGGACGTGCTGCGGCGCAAGCTCGACGCGCTGGCCCGGTTCTACGCGCCGCTCGCGACCGCCCGGTGGTCGGTGGACGAGCTGGTGGGGATGTACCGGGACTTCGCCGACGCGGTGCGGATCACCGGCGACGACGAGGTGGCGCGGCTGGCCGGGCGGGGGCGGCTGGTGTTCGAGGGGGCGCAGGGGGTGCTGCTGGACCAGTGGCGCGGCTTCCACCCGCACACCACCTGGTCGACGGTCACCCCGGACAACGCGCGGGCGCTGCTCGGCGGGCTCCCGGCGCGGGTGGTCGGGGTGACCCGGACCTACCAGACCCGGCACGGCGCGGGCCCGATGCCGACCGAGGACGCGGCCGTCGCGGCGCGGTTCCCGGAGCGGCACAACGGGACCGGGCGGTACCAGGGGGCGTGGCGGGCCGGGCACCTGGACGGGGTGCTGCTGCGGCACGCGGTGGCGGCGTGCGGCGGGGTCGACGCCCTGGCGGTGACGCACCTGGACGCGGCGGGGGCCGGGTCGCGGGTGGCCGGGGCGTACGAGGTCGACGGGCGGCGGGTGGCGCGGCTGGCCGAGGTCCCCGGACTGGAGGGGCCGGCCGGGGCCGCGCGCCCGGCGCCCGACCCGCGGGTCGCGGAGCTGCTGGGGCGGGTCGAGCCGGTGCTGGAGGAGCTGGCCGACCCGGTGGGGTGGCTGGAGCGGGAGCTGGGGGCGCCGGTCCTGGTGACCGGCAGCGGGCCGGACCGGTCGCACTACCGGGTGCTGGAGCCCGTGCCGCGCTGA
- a CDS encoding NUDIX hydrolase gives MLSVEAEPVGARPGQVEPGHIESSLVSVDVLALRFDAGSGAVLLGVSRRELEPFLGRDALPGVLLGRGERLREAAVRAVAGKLGVPEGAVRATGQLATFDEPSRDPRGPTLSIALWATLDPARSDGPRWAPLSAVPPLAFDHDRIVADCRALLGERLWRDPVFTAGLLGPEFTTAQALDATEALTGDRPYPANLGRLMDRVPGLRRTEQHAAARAKGGRPPLVWRWEG, from the coding sequence ATGCTTTCCGTGGAAGCAGAACCCGTGGGCGCCCGACCGGGGCAGGTCGAGCCGGGGCACATCGAGTCGTCGCTGGTGTCGGTGGACGTGCTGGCGCTGCGGTTCGACGCCGGGTCGGGCGCGGTGCTGCTCGGGGTGTCGCGGCGCGAGCTGGAGCCGTTCCTCGGGCGGGACGCGCTGCCGGGCGTGCTGCTGGGGAGGGGCGAGCGGCTGCGCGAGGCGGCGGTGCGGGCGGTCGCGGGCAAGCTCGGGGTGCCGGAGGGGGCGGTGCGGGCGACCGGGCAGCTGGCCACGTTCGACGAGCCCTCCCGCGACCCGCGCGGGCCGACGCTGTCGATCGCGCTGTGGGCGACCCTCGACCCGGCGCGCTCGGACGGCCCGCGCTGGGCCCCGCTGTCCGCGGTGCCGCCGCTGGCGTTCGACCACGACCGGATCGTCGCCGACTGCCGGGCGCTGCTGGGCGAGCGGCTGTGGCGCGACCCGGTGTTCACCGCCGGGCTGCTCGGCCCGGAGTTCACCACCGCGCAGGCCCTGGACGCCACCGAGGCGCTGACCGGCGACCGCCCGTACCCGGCGAACCTGGGCAGGCTGATGGACCGCGTCCCCGGCCTTCGCCGCACCGAGCAGCACGCGGCGGCCCGCGCGAAGGGCGGACGGCCGCCGCTGGTGTGGCGCTGGGAGGGGTGA
- a CDS encoding pyridoxal phosphate-dependent decarboxylase family protein, producing the protein MTDPLAELAALRAADLPTHGGRTLAYVYDSALPGLDEFAAAAHALAAPANGLDPTAFPSLLRLEREVVATAARLLGGGVGTVTSGGTESCLLAVLAARDSRPDVARPSVVVPETAHAAFHKAGHYFGVRVVAVPVDPVTFRADPAAMAAAVDATTVLVVASAPSYAHGVVDPVAEIAAVAAGRGVRCHVDACIGGWVLPHADVAPFDLRVAGVTSVSVDLHKYAYCPKGVSVLLHADAGLRRAQFFASADWPGYTMLNTTMQSTRSGGPVAAAWAVLRRIGDDGYRELAGRALRSARVVREGIGAIAGLRVLGEPEATLLAVAGEGGDGTGGVDVFVVADELKARGWYAQPQFAHGASPANLHLTLTAANAGHEAELLADLSASVAAARELGAPEVPEGVLAAVRGLTPDQVTAEGVAGLLAATGMGGGGVLPERMAGVNTLLAAAGPRVRERLLVEFLGVLHS; encoded by the coding sequence GTGACCGATCCCCTGGCCGAGCTGGCCGCGCTGCGCGCCGCCGACCTGCCCACGCACGGCGGGCGCACCCTGGCCTACGTGTACGACAGCGCGCTGCCGGGGCTGGACGAGTTCGCCGCCGCCGCGCACGCGCTGGCCGCGCCCGCGAACGGGCTGGACCCGACCGCGTTCCCGTCGCTGCTGCGGTTGGAGCGGGAGGTGGTGGCGACGGCGGCGCGGCTGCTGGGCGGCGGGGTCGGGACGGTGACGTCGGGCGGGACCGAGTCGTGCCTGCTGGCGGTGCTGGCGGCGCGCGACTCGCGGCCGGACGTGGCGCGGCCGTCGGTGGTGGTGCCGGAGACGGCGCACGCGGCGTTCCACAAGGCGGGGCACTACTTCGGGGTGCGGGTGGTGGCCGTCCCGGTGGACCCGGTGACGTTCCGGGCCGACCCGGCGGCGATGGCGGCGGCGGTCGACGCGACGACGGTGCTGGTGGTGGCGAGCGCGCCGTCGTACGCGCACGGGGTGGTGGACCCGGTGGCGGAGATCGCGGCGGTCGCGGCGGGGCGCGGGGTGCGGTGCCACGTGGACGCGTGCATCGGCGGGTGGGTGCTGCCGCACGCGGACGTGGCGCCGTTCGACCTCCGGGTGGCGGGGGTGACGAGCGTGTCGGTGGACCTGCACAAGTACGCGTACTGCCCGAAGGGGGTGTCGGTGCTGCTGCACGCCGACGCCGGGTTGCGGCGGGCGCAGTTCTTCGCGAGCGCGGACTGGCCCGGTTACACGATGCTGAACACGACCATGCAGTCCACACGTTCGGGTGGACCTGTGGCGGCGGCGTGGGCGGTGCTGCGGCGGATCGGTGACGACGGGTACCGGGAGCTGGCGGGGCGGGCGCTGCGGAGCGCCCGGGTGGTGCGGGAGGGGATCGGCGCGATCGCGGGGCTGCGGGTGCTGGGCGAGCCGGAGGCGACGCTGCTGGCGGTGGCCGGGGAGGGCGGTGACGGGACGGGCGGGGTGGACGTGTTCGTGGTGGCGGACGAGCTGAAGGCGCGCGGGTGGTACGCGCAGCCGCAGTTCGCGCACGGGGCGTCGCCGGCGAACCTGCACCTGACGTTGACGGCGGCGAACGCGGGGCACGAGGCGGAGCTGCTGGCGGACCTGAGCGCGTCGGTGGCGGCGGCTCGGGAGCTGGGGGCGCCGGAGGTGCCGGAGGGGGTGCTGGCGGCGGTGCGGGGGTTGACGCCCGACCAGGTGACGGCGGAGGGGGTCGCCGGGTTGTTGGCGGCGACCGGGATGGGTGGGGGCGGGGTGCTGCCGGAGCGGATGGCGGGGGTGAACACGCTGCTGGCTGCGGCGGGGCCTCGGGTGCGGGAGCGGTTGCTGGTGGAGTTCCTGGGGGTGCTGCACTCGTAG
- a CDS encoding MFS transporter encodes MSTGRGGLGRLLTSSGVSNLADGMYKTALPLLALQLTRSPVLVAGVAVAVNLPWLVCALPAGVLVDRVDRRRAMLVANAVRAALLVVLGGAALGGFAPIWALYAVALCVGTAEVVHDTSAQSVVPAVVDRAGLDRSGLDRANSALQGLELAANQFVGPALSGLLVAAGAVAAFTAPAALWLVAVVALWGLRGVFRAERAEPTSVRGDLLVGARFLVGNRLMLTMVLSAGAVNLALQAVWGVLPLFAVGERSVLHLTERGYGLLLAGTAVGGLVGAALAPRLVARVGARIALGAGLLVIPLTLFGALLIDTAFPAVVDGVPVGALALVVLLAAQNASAVVWSVVVMGLRHRVVPDALLGRVTAAHRVVSWGAVPLGAALGGVLGELLGLRPVFVVAAALLVVTAVLVLPRLRDAGQGALVG; translated from the coding sequence GTGAGCACTGGGAGAGGCGGCCTCGGCAGGCTGCTGACGTCGTCCGGGGTCTCGAACCTGGCGGACGGGATGTACAAGACCGCGTTACCGCTGCTGGCCCTGCAGCTCACCCGGTCGCCCGTGCTGGTCGCGGGGGTCGCGGTGGCGGTGAACCTGCCGTGGCTGGTGTGCGCGCTGCCCGCGGGCGTGCTCGTGGACCGGGTGGACCGCCGCCGCGCCATGCTGGTGGCGAACGCCGTCCGCGCCGCGCTGCTCGTGGTGCTGGGCGGGGCGGCGCTGGGCGGGTTCGCGCCGATCTGGGCGCTGTACGCGGTGGCGCTGTGCGTGGGGACCGCCGAGGTCGTCCACGACACGTCGGCGCAGTCCGTGGTCCCGGCGGTGGTCGACCGCGCGGGCCTGGACCGCTCCGGCCTCGACCGGGCGAACAGCGCGCTGCAGGGGCTGGAGCTGGCGGCCAACCAGTTCGTGGGGCCCGCGCTGAGCGGTCTGCTGGTGGCGGCGGGCGCCGTCGCCGCGTTCACCGCGCCCGCCGCGCTGTGGCTGGTGGCCGTGGTCGCGCTGTGGGGGCTGCGCGGGGTGTTCCGCGCCGAGCGCGCCGAGCCGACGTCGGTGCGCGGCGACCTGCTGGTGGGCGCGAGGTTCCTGGTGGGGAACCGGTTGATGCTCACGATGGTGCTGTCGGCGGGCGCGGTGAACCTGGCGCTGCAGGCGGTGTGGGGCGTGCTGCCGCTGTTCGCGGTGGGGGAGCGGTCGGTGCTGCACCTGACCGAGCGCGGTTACGGCCTGCTGCTCGCGGGCACCGCCGTGGGCGGCCTGGTGGGCGCGGCGCTCGCGCCGAGGCTGGTGGCGCGCGTGGGCGCGCGGATCGCGCTCGGCGCCGGCCTGCTGGTGATCCCGCTGACCCTGTTCGGCGCGCTGCTGATCGACACGGCGTTCCCGGCGGTGGTCGACGGCGTCCCGGTGGGCGCGCTGGCCCTGGTGGTGCTGCTGGCCGCGCAGAACGCGAGCGCGGTGGTGTGGAGCGTGGTCGTGATGGGCCTGCGCCACCGCGTCGTCCCGGACGCCCTCCTCGGCCGCGTGACCGCCGCGCACCGCGTGGTGTCCTGGGGCGCGGTCCCGCTGGGCGCGGCGCTGGGCGGGGTGCTCGGCGAACTGCTGGGCCTGCGCCCGGTGTTCGTGGTGGCGGCGGCGCTGCTGGTGGTGACGGCGGTGCTCGTGCTGCCCCGGTTGCGCGACGCGGGGCAGGGGGCGCTCGTGGGGTGA
- a CDS encoding WXG100 family type VII secretion target — protein MFKDMDVDTRALGDSAQSIQETGAALANDLASFRGQVDALASAFGGDELGSALATIYQVVSEAAFESFGDNAEALGEIGLNLQGMADDYSATETAASDAFHLLMGNLG, from the coding sequence GTGTTCAAGGACATGGACGTCGACACGCGGGCGCTCGGCGACTCCGCGCAGTCGATCCAGGAGACCGGGGCCGCGTTGGCTAACGACCTCGCCTCGTTCCGCGGCCAGGTCGACGCGCTCGCGAGCGCGTTCGGCGGCGACGAGCTCGGCTCGGCGCTGGCCACGATCTACCAGGTCGTCTCGGAGGCCGCGTTCGAGTCCTTCGGCGACAACGCCGAGGCGCTCGGCGAGATCGGTCTCAACCTGCAGGGCATGGCCGACGACTACTCGGCCACCGAGACCGCGGCCAGCGACGCCTTCCACCTGCTGATGGGAAACCTGGGATGA
- a CDS encoding DUF6292 family protein, with amino-acid sequence MDLDFDDTVVRELELYARRVTRALGLSGDSSCLQGEQPASVYLALDGVLPDFPDRDVALLWDENRGWAAAVEADGQDPVVVARFGTEVRPAPGDVANWVDGLLEDVEVPQSRIA; translated from the coding sequence ATGGACCTCGATTTCGATGACACCGTGGTGCGGGAGCTCGAGCTCTACGCGCGTCGGGTGACCAGGGCGCTGGGTCTGAGCGGTGACAGCTCCTGCTTGCAGGGCGAGCAGCCCGCCTCGGTCTACCTGGCTCTGGACGGCGTGCTGCCCGACTTCCCGGACCGGGACGTCGCTCTGCTCTGGGACGAGAACCGGGGCTGGGCCGCCGCCGTCGAGGCCGATGGCCAGGACCCGGTCGTGGTCGCCCGGTTCGGCACGGAGGTGCGTCCCGCGCCCGGCGACGTCGCGAACTGGGTCGACGGTCTGCTGGAGGACGTCGAGGTCCCCCAGTCGCGCATCGCGTGA